One Cucurbita pepo subsp. pepo cultivar mu-cu-16 chromosome LG09, ASM280686v2, whole genome shotgun sequence DNA window includes the following coding sequences:
- the LOC111802396 gene encoding probable LRR receptor-like serine/threonine-protein kinase At4g20940 (The sequence of the model RefSeq protein was modified relative to this genomic sequence to represent the inferred CDS: added 49 bases not found in genome assembly): MRAMWVLVLSLLLVSAMAQLPSQDILALLEFKKGIKHDPTGFVLSSWNEESIDFNGCPSSWNGIVCSNGSVAGVVLESLSLSADVDLSVFSNLTKLVKLSLSNNSISGKIPDNIGEFRSLEFFDVSNNLFSSSLPQGISKLTSLQNISLAGNNFSGTLDPIVGLRSIRSLDLSRNSFSGSLPTTLTKLMNLVYLNLSFNGFTKRIPKGFELISDLEVLDLHGNMLDGTLDVDFFLLSEVSYVDFSSNMLMSSDMEHGKFLPKLSDTIKYLNLSHNQLTGSLVTGGELSVFENLKTLDLSYNQLSGELPGFSFVYDLQILKLSNNRFSGAIPNNLLKGDASVLTELDLSGNNLSGPISMITSTTLRILNLSSNQLTRELPLLTGSCVVLDLSNNKFEGNLTRMIKWGNIEFLDLSRNLLNGPIPDASLQFLRLNFLNLSHNTLSSSLTSAITKYPKLRVLDLSSNQFDGPLLADLLTMPTLEELYLDNNLLRGTVKFSLPSPGRANLNVLDLSHNQLGGYFPDEFVSLTDLTLLNIAGNNFSGSLPTSMSDLSALISLDISQNHFTGPLPSNLSSNIRNFNVSFNDLSGLVPENLEAFPRSSFFPGNSRLILRNGPGSSDNPDVRTGRRRMNTIVKVIIIVSCVIALVIIILLAIFFHYICISRKNPPELATTKDVQRRSSLSSAGVGGTGTGSNLVVSAEDLVTSRKGSSSEIISPDEKLAAGTGFSPAKSSHFTWSPESGDSFTGENLGRLDVRSPDRLVGELHFLDDSISLTPEELSRAPAEVLGRSSHGTSYRATLESGMFLTVKWLREGVAKPRKEFAKEAKKFANIRHPNIVGLRGYYWGPTQHEKLILSDYISLGNLAVFLYDRPGRKRPLTWAQRLKIAVDIARGLNYLHFDRAVPHGNLKATNVLLDGADLNARIADYCLHRLMTNAGTVEQILDAGVLGYRAPELAASKKPQPSFKSDVYAFGVLLLELLTGRCAGDVISGEEGGVDLTDWVRLRVAEGRGSDCFDTILLSEMSNAVAEKGMKEVLGIALRCIRNVSERPGIKTIYEDLSSI; this comes from the exons TGGCTCAGCTCCCTTCACAAGATATCTTGGCTCTGCTTGAGTTCAAGAAGGGTATCAAGCATGACCCAACTGGGTTTGTTCTTAGTTCATGGAATGAGGAGTCCATTGATTTTAATGGCTGTCCTTCTTCTTGGAATGGGATTGTTTGCAGTAATGGAAGTGTAGCTGGAGTGGTTTTGGAGAGTTTGAGCCTTTCAGCTGATGTAGATTTGAGTGTTTTTTCGAATCTCACGAAACTTGTAAAGCTTTCCTTGTCGAACAACTCGATATCGGGGAAGATACCCGACAATATAGGCGAGTTTCGAAGCCTCGAGTTCTTTGATGTCTCGAATAACCTGTTTTCGTCGTCTTTACCTCAGGGGATTAGCAAGTTAACTAGCTTGCAAAACATATCATTAGCTGGTAACAACTTCTCTGGTACTCTTGATCCGATTGTTGGTCTTCGATCAATCCGTTCGTTGGATTTGAGTCGTAACTCGTTTTCGGGGTCGCTTCCTACGACATTGACTAAGCTGATGAACTTGGTTTATTTGAATCTATCTTTTAATGGCTTTACTAAGAGGATTCCGAAAGGTTTCGAGCTTATTTCAGATCTTGAGGTGCTTGACTTGCACGGTAATATGCTCGATGGCACGCTCGATGtcgatttttttcttctttcggAAGTCAGTTATGTTGATTTTAGTAGCAACATGCTAATGAGCTCTGATATGGAGCATGGGAAGTTTTTGCCTAAACTTTCTGATACTATCAAGTATTTAAACCTTAGTCATAACCAGCTTACGGGATCGTTGGTCACTGGAGGCGAGTTATCGGTGTTCGAAAACTTGAAAACATTGGATTTAAGCTACAATCAGCTTTCCGGAGAGCTACCCGGTTTTAGTTTCGTGTATGATCTTCAAATCTTGAAGCTTAGTAACAACAGATTTTCGGGAGCTATTCCAAATAATCTATTGAAAGGCGATGCTTCGGTTTTAACTGAGCTCGATTTGAGTGGCAACAACCTCTCAG GGCCAATAAGTATGATCACGTCGACCACGCTACGCATACTCAATCTGTCGTCGAATCAGCTTACGCGTGAGCTTCCATTGCTGACTGGAAGTTGTGTCGTGCTTGATCTCTCGAACAACAAATTTGAGGGAAATTTAACAAGAATGATCAAGTGGGGGAACATCGAATTCCTTGATCTCAGTCGAAATCTTTTGAACGGGCCTATCCCCGATGCATCTCTGCAGTTCTTACGgttaaattttctaaacttgTCTCATAATACTCTGAGTAGTTCACTTACGAGTGCTATTACGAAGTATCCGAAGCTTCGAGTCCTTGATCTGAGCTCGAATCAGTTCGATGGACCTTTGTTAGCTGATTTACTCACAATGCCCACTTTGGAAGAGCTCTATTTGGATAATAATTTACTTCGTGGTACGGTTAAGTTCTCGCTTCCTTCACCGGGTCGAGCGAACCTTAACGTTCTTGATCTTTCTCATAATCAGCTCGGTGGCTATTTCCCTGATGAATTTGTCTCTTTAACCGATCTTACATTGCTGAATATTGCTGGAAATAACTTTTCGGGATCGTTGCCTACGTCGATGTCCGATCTGAGTGCTTTGATCTCGTTGGATATATCACAAAATCACTTCACAGGGCCCCTTCCGAGCAACTTGTCGAGCAATATTCGGAACTTCAATGTTTCGTTTAATGATCTCTCGGGATTGGTCCCTGAAAATCTGGAAGCTTTTCCACGTTCTTCGTTCTTTCCTGGAAATTCAAGACTGATTCTTCGAAACGGTCCGGGATCGAGTGATAATCCAGATGTTAGAACAGGGAGAAGGAGAATGAACACAATTGTTAAAGTAATCATAATAGTTTCATGTGTGATTGCATTGGTTATTATTATACTCCTTGCTATCTTCTTTCATTATATTTGTATATCAAGGAAGAATCCGCCCGAGCTTGCCACAACTAAGGACGTTCAGAGGCGTAGTTCTCTTAGCTCCGCTGGCGTCGGTGGAACTGGAACCGGTAGCAATTTGGTTGTTTCGGCTGAGGACCTTGTGACGTCGAGGAAAGGGTCGTCGTCTGAGATAATCAGCCCGGACGAGAAACTAGCTGCAGGAACTGGTTTCTCCCCAGCTAAAAGTAGTCATTTTACTTGGTCACCTGAGTCGGGTGATTCGTTTACTGGTGAAAACCTTGGTAGACTGGACGTGAGATCGCCCGATCGTTTGGTTGGTgagcttcattttcttgatGATTCGATCTCGTTGACACCAGAGGAACTATCCAGAGCTCCAGCTGAAGTGTTGGGGAGAAGCAGCCATGGCACGTCCTACAGGGCGACACTCGAGAGCGGGATGTTCTTAACGGTTAAGTGGTTAAGAGAAGGCGTAGCGAAGCCGAGAAAGGAATTTGCTAAGGAAGCGAAAAAATTTGCGAATATCAGACATCCGAACATTGTTGGCTTGAGAGGGTATTATTGGGGTCCTACACAGCACGAGAAGCTCATTCTTTCGGACTATATCTCGCTCGGAAATCTCGCAGTCTTTTTATATG ATCGTCCGGGACGAAAACGACCATTGACATGGGCTCAAAGACTCAAGATAGCCGTTGATATCGCACGTGGCCTGAACTATCTCCATTTCGATCGAGCTGTTCCACACGGGAACCTTAAGGCAACGAATGTACTACTAGATGGAGCAGACCTGAATGCTCGTATAGCTGATTACTGCCTTCATCGTCTCATGACTAATGCTGGCACCGTCGAACAGATTCTTGACGCCGGGGTGTTAGGATATCGTGCCCCGGAGTTGGCAGCTTCGAAGAAGCCACAGCCATCCTTCAAGTCGGATGTGTATGCATTTGGAGTGTTGCTGTTGGAACTTCTGACTGGAAGATGTGCTGGTGATGTGATCTCTGGTGAAGAGGGAGGGGTCGATCTAACAGATTGGGTCCGTTTACGGGTAGCCGAAGGACGGGGATCTGATTGTTTCGATACGATATTGTTGTCGGAAATGAGCAATGCAGTAGCAGAGAAGGGTATGAAGGAAGTGCTCGGTATAGCTTTACGATGTATTCGAAACGTCTCGGAACGTCCTGGTATCAAGACGATATACGAAGATCTTTCGTCCATatag